CCAGAAACGCGATGCTGACACCGCGCCAGTGGGTAGGGGTCGCGATCGCCATCGGGTTCAGGGTCTCAGATCAGATCGGCGGTCGCCGCCACGTAGCGGTCGCAGGCGCTGGCCGGCGTCAGTTCGGTGGTGCACAGCAGCAGGCAGTCGGCCAGTTCCGGATAGTGCTCGGCCAGCGGCAGGCCGCCCAGGATATGGCGAGCCAGCAAGCCATCGAGCAGCTGTGGCAGGTCGCCAGGCAGGCGCAGCACCGCCTCGTTGAAGCGGGGTCCGCTGAAGGCCGCCGAAACTCCCGGCAGGGCGCACAGGCCGTCGGTCAAGTGGCGCAGGTGGGCGTGGCTTTGCCGCGCCACAGTGCTCAGCCCGGCCGGCCCCATCAGGCTCAGGTAAAGGGTAGCGGCGGTTGCAAGCAGGCCCTGGTTGGTACAGATGTTGGAAGTGGCCCTGGCACGCCGGATATGTTGCTCGCGTGCTTGCAGCGTCAGGGTGAAGCCGGTCTTGCCGGCGCGATCCACCGTGCGACCGGCGATGCGCCCCGGCAGCTGTCGCATCAAGCCCTCTCGACAGGCCATGAAGCCCAGGTACGGCCCACCCCCAGCCAGCGGGATGCCCAACGGCTGGCCCTCGCCACAGGCAATATCGGCGCCCTTGGTGCCCCATTCGCCGGGCGGCTTGAGGATGGCCAGCGCCAGCGGATTGACCACGCCGATGACCAGCGCACCTGCCTGGTGGGCTGCGTCGGTCAGCAGGTCAACATCCTCCAGCACGCCAAAGAAATTCGGCTGCGGGATGACCAGCGACGTGACCCCTTGCCAGTCGATGCCGTCGATGTCAGTGTGTCCGGTGGCGGGGTCGAAACCTGGCTCAAGGACTTCGATGCCCTGCAGCGCGACGATGCTGCGCACAGTCGCGCGGTAGGCCGGATGCAGCGCGCGCGGCAGCAGCACGCGCCGACCGGTCGTGCCGTTTGCCCGCACCGCCATCAACACAGCCTCGGCCAGCGCCGAGGCGCCGTCGTACAGCGAGGCATTGGCCACGTCCAGCGCACACAGCCCGGCGATCATGCTCTGGAACTCGTACAGCACCTGCAGCGTGCCCTGGCTCGCCTCCGCCTGGTAGGGCGTATAGGCCGAGTAGAACTCGCCGCGACTCACCAGTTGCCACACGGCGGCGGGAATATGGTGCTGATAGGCGCCGGCACCCAGGAAGCAGGTCGGATTGCTGTCGCCCGCCGTGCGCTCGGCCAGCAGTGCGCCCACTTCCCACTCGGCCAGGCCTTCGGGTATGCCGGGCAGGTCGGTCAGGCGCAGCGCCGGTGGAATCTCGTCAAACAGCGTCTCGATATCGGGCACGCCGATGGCGCGCAGCATGTCGGTAACTTCCTGCGCCGTGTGCGGGATGAACGGCATCAGCTGGCCTCGATCAACGCGCGGTAGGCGACCGCATCAAGCGTGTCCGACGGCATGGCGGCGGCCCTCAGACGCAGCAGCCAGCCGCCACCATACGGGTCCTGGTTGATCTGTTCCGGCGTAGCGCTGAGTGTCTCGTTGATCGCCGCCACCTCACCTGCCAGCGGCGCGTACACGTCGGCGGCCGCCTTGACTGATTCCACCACCGCGCAGGCGGCGCCGGCGGGAAGCTGTTTGCCTGCCGCAGGGAGCTCCACGTAGACAAGATCGCCCAACTGAGCCTGGGCGTGGTCGGTAATTCCCACCGTGATGCTGCCGTCGGCCTCCTGGCGCAGCCATTCGTGGGTTCGGGTGTAGCGAAGTGTGTCTGGCACCTGGCTCAAGATGGGTCTCCGGTCAGGAATGAAGCCGGCAAGGGCCGGCGGGATCGTCAAGCGGCGACCAAGGGTCTGTCACGCTTGCATCAACGGTGGCAGCTCAAGGCGCAGCGTGCCTTCGCGCACGAACGGTGGCGTCACCAGTTGGCCTGGCAGGTCCCGATCGCGGATGCGTATGGTACAGACGCCCTCGGCCCCCGTTTCCACACGCGCCAAGCCGATGCCCCGGCCGACCGTGGGCCCGAAGCCACCGGACGTGAGGTGGCCGATCTGTCGGCCCTCCTGGAATACGGGCGCGTCGTCGCGCAGCACGCCGCGGCAGGCCAGCACCACCCCGGCACGTTGCTGAGCCGGTCCGGCGGTGCGCCGGGCGGCCAGAGCCGCCTGACCGATAAAGTCGCGATGGGGCGGCTCCCAATGCACGGTCCAGGCCAGACCGCATTCGAGTGGTGTGATGGTCTCGTCCATATCGTGGCCATACAGCGACAAGCCCGCTTCCAGCCGCAAGGTATCCCGCGACCCGAGGCCGGTCGGCCGGATGCCCGCCTCCAGCAGCGTCCGCCACACCTGCGGCGCCGAGTCGGCCGGCAGCATGATTTCAAAGCCG
The DNA window shown above is from Immundisolibacter sp. and carries:
- the gcvPA gene encoding aminomethyl-transferring glycine dehydrogenase subunit GcvPA — its product is MPFIPHTAQEVTDMLRAIGVPDIETLFDEIPPALRLTDLPGIPEGLAEWEVGALLAERTAGDSNPTCFLGAGAYQHHIPAAVWQLVSRGEFYSAYTPYQAEASQGTLQVLYEFQSMIAGLCALDVANASLYDGASALAEAVLMAVRANGTTGRRVLLPRALHPAYRATVRSIVALQGIEVLEPGFDPATGHTDIDGIDWQGVTSLVIPQPNFFGVLEDVDLLTDAAHQAGALVIGVVNPLALAILKPPGEWGTKGADIACGEGQPLGIPLAGGGPYLGFMACREGLMRQLPGRIAGRTVDRAGKTGFTLTLQAREQHIRRARATSNICTNQGLLATAATLYLSLMGPAGLSTVARQSHAHLRHLTDGLCALPGVSAAFSGPRFNEAVLRLPGDLPQLLDGLLARHILGGLPLAEHYPELADCLLLCTTELTPASACDRYVAATADLI
- the gcvH gene encoding glycine cleavage system protein GcvH — its product is MSQVPDTLRYTRTHEWLRQEADGSITVGITDHAQAQLGDLVYVELPAAGKQLPAGAACAVVESVKAAADVYAPLAGEVAAINETLSATPEQINQDPYGGGWLLRLRAAAMPSDTLDAVAYRALIEAS